The sequence CCTGCCGCCCAGGGGGCCCAGCTGCGGTGATCCCCAGCCCAGCCGTGCATGCCGATGAGTTGGATGCCGCTCATGGTCTCCCGAGGGCCTTGATCAGCCGAGACAAGGTGCCGGGCGGGCAATCGTGGCGAAGCACCAGTCTTAATCGCGCCGTCCCAGAGGGGACGGTGGGGGGGCGGATGGCCACGCTCAGGAGGCCTGCCTGCTCGAGCTGCTCTTGCAGCGCTAGGGCGCGGCGGTCCCCCCCTACCACCAGAGGCAGGATGGGGCCGCTCCCCAAGGGCCTTGGCCAGCCGGCCGCCTCGAGGGCATCACGCCAGCGCTCAGCCCGCGCCAGCAGTGCCTGGCGTTCAGGCTCTCGCTCCTGGATGGCCCGTAATCCTGCGGCTGCCGCCGCCACCAGCGGCGGTGCCAGGGCTGTGCTGTAGCGAAATGGCCCGGAATGCTGCAGCAGCCAGTCCCCCACCGTGGCGTTCCCCGCCAGGAAGGCTCCACCAGAACCGAAGGCTTTGCCGAAGGTGCCGCTGATCAGGCTGATTTCCGGGATCCCGTAGCCCAGGCCGCGGCCCCCTTGGCCGAGTATCCCAAGGCTGTGGGCTTCATCCAGCAGCAGGGCGGCCCCATGGGTTCGGCAGAGCTGCGCCAAGGCGGTGACATCGGGCGAGCTGCCCTCCATCGAAAACAGGCTCTCGCTGAGCACCAGCAGCCGGCGCTGGGGGGCATCACGCCTGGCCCGATCCAACTGGTCTTTCAGGTCGGCGAGGTTGTTGTGCTGGAAGCGCCGCAATTTGGCGC is a genomic window of Synechococcus sp. A10-1-5-1 containing:
- a CDS encoding aminotransferase class I/II-fold pyridoxal phosphate-dependent enzyme — translated: MDAADPLAPLAADLEALPPARRRSLRSLEPAGQAAFAGEARPLLDLASNDYLGLSRDPALQQAATAAIEAVGVGAGASRLISGTRPVHAELEQALGHWLGRERVLLYPSGFQANIAAVQALADRHTWVIADRLIHHSLLVGIQATGAKLRRFQHNNLADLKDQLDRARRDAPQRRLLVLSESLFSMEGSSPDVTALAQLCRTHGAALLLDEAHSLGILGQGGRGLGYGIPEISLISGTFGKAFGSGGAFLAGNATVGDWLLQHSGPFRYSTALAPPLVAAAAAGLRAIQEREPERQALLARAERWRDALEAAGWPRPLGSGPILPLVVGGDRRALALQEQLEQAGLLSVAIRPPTVPSGTARLRLVLRHDCPPGTLSRLIKALGRP